From a single Paenibacillus sp. FSL R5-0345 genomic region:
- a CDS encoding ABC transporter permease, whose product MNTAEKPSRWKKFTSQLDLQSMVWPGIIFVFIFSYIPMYGVVMAFQQYDIFGGIMKSPWVGFMHFRMFFEAPEFWNVMRNTIVISLLKLIISFPAPILLALMLNEIGNMGFKRVIQTVSYLPYFLSWVIVSGFVFSLLSVDNGTVNYVLERFNLVGEPVNFLALPKYFWSILVSVNVWKEVGFGSIVYLAAIAGIDPTLYEAASIDGASRFKQIHLITLPSITPIIIIFMILAIGSLLSAGFEDILLLATNPILRPYSDVIDTYVYRVGILNARFSYATAVGLFKAVISVILLVVANKIARRADVSLW is encoded by the coding sequence ATGAACACGGCCGAGAAACCAAGTAGATGGAAGAAATTCACCAGTCAATTGGATTTGCAGTCCATGGTTTGGCCGGGAATTATCTTTGTATTCATTTTTAGCTACATTCCGATGTATGGTGTGGTTATGGCGTTCCAGCAATACGATATTTTTGGCGGCATTATGAAGAGTCCCTGGGTTGGATTTATGCATTTCAGAATGTTCTTCGAGGCACCGGAGTTCTGGAATGTGATGCGAAATACCATTGTGATCAGCTTGCTTAAATTGATTATCTCTTTTCCTGCCCCGATTCTTCTTGCACTGATGCTGAATGAGATCGGGAATATGGGCTTTAAACGCGTTATCCAGACCGTCAGCTATTTACCTTATTTTTTGTCCTGGGTTATTGTATCTGGTTTTGTATTTTCGCTGTTATCCGTTGACAACGGAACGGTGAACTATGTGCTGGAGCGATTCAATCTAGTCGGGGAGCCGGTTAACTTCCTGGCGTTACCCAAATACTTCTGGTCCATTCTAGTAAGTGTAAATGTATGGAAGGAGGTCGGATTTGGGAGCATTGTTTATCTGGCTGCAATTGCAGGCATTGATCCGACCCTATATGAGGCCGCTTCTATAGACGGAGCAAGCCGTTTTAAGCAAATTCACTTAATTACACTCCCCAGCATTACCCCCATTATCATCATCTTTATGATTCTTGCCATCGGCAGTCTGCTCAGTGCGGGCTTCGAGGATATTTTGCTGCTGGCAACCAATCCAATTCTTCGACCCTACTCCGATGTTATCGACACCTATGTGTACCGTGTTGGGATTTTGAATGCTAGATTCTCATATGCGACAGCGGTAGGACTATTTAAAGCAGTCATCAGTGTCATTCTGCTAGTGGTGGCCAACAAAATTGCCCGCCGGGCAGATGTTAGTCTCTGGTAG
- a CDS encoding carbohydrate ABC transporter permease, giving the protein MRLSLGDKIMQRTIYILLTLLALLMLYPFWNALVISFNLGSDTALGGVTLLPRAFTLENYYIVFQDHRLLNSFLITILRTLSGTALSVFFTALLAYGMSKKTLLFRKQYMVFFMITMFFSGGLIPSYLLVRSLGMLDTFWVLIIPGIISVWNMIVIRTFFNALPEGLEESAKIDGCSNYGIFFRIVIPVSGPVLATIALFTAVGYWNDWFTGAIYITKDELLPIQTLLRQVMNSNIMTQIGSSNAIALDHMNRNRTITTKSLTMATMMIATIPIILTYPFLQKYFVKGVMIGSLKE; this is encoded by the coding sequence ATGAGACTAAGCCTAGGCGACAAAATCATGCAGCGGACTATTTATATCCTTTTGACGCTGCTGGCGTTACTCATGCTGTACCCGTTTTGGAACGCACTCGTCATTTCCTTTAATCTAGGGAGCGATACGGCGCTCGGCGGCGTAACCTTGTTACCGAGAGCATTTACTCTGGAAAATTATTATATTGTGTTTCAGGATCATCGCCTGCTGAATTCTTTTCTGATCACCATTCTTAGAACATTGAGCGGTACGGCGTTGTCCGTCTTTTTCACGGCCCTGTTAGCTTATGGAATGTCCAAGAAAACATTGCTTTTTCGAAAACAATATATGGTGTTCTTCATGATTACGATGTTCTTCAGTGGAGGGCTCATCCCTAGTTATTTACTAGTTCGCTCTTTGGGTATGCTGGACACCTTTTGGGTTCTGATTATCCCCGGCATCATCAGCGTCTGGAACATGATTGTCATCCGCACCTTCTTCAACGCTTTGCCTGAGGGGCTTGAGGAATCGGCCAAAATCGACGGTTGCAGTAACTACGGCATTTTCTTCCGAATCGTTATTCCCGTCTCCGGCCCGGTGCTGGCCACGATTGCTTTATTTACTGCGGTTGGTTACTGGAACGACTGGTTTACGGGAGCGATCTATATTACGAAGGACGAACTGCTTCCCATACAGACTCTGCTGCGGCAGGTTATGAACTCCAACATTATGACCCAAATTGGTTCATCGAATGCCATCGCGCTGGATCATATGAACCGAAATCGGACGATTACTACGAAGTCACTGACCATGGCTACGATGATGATCGCTACTATTCCGATTATCCTGACGTACCCTTTTCTCCAAAAGTACTTTGTTAAGGGCGTAATGATCGGTTCATTGAAAGAATAG
- a CDS encoding extracellular solute-binding protein — protein MGNRMKWVSLLLTSLVLLLAACSGGGNSNTSPNTSEKNLNTEVATDDGSGIKPVTFSFYGNYDWLTTSPWGDNEATKWIQENRKVTVEPIQSGGAAGEKLNTMIVGGDLPDVIFTDRGSSVERLVQAGQLVALDDYYDKYPNFKKYVKESTLNLLRSDDGKIYQIPNWYTSGQFGNGGWMVNKDIYNELGRPALETFDDLYQYLRLVQEKYPDVVPLEVGEKGAGLEIMYGGFKENSTSKFISLMGYPEGDKLSSILDDPAYEEMVLYINKLYRERLITQDALQQTQDAVKEKVNTSRVAVMVESNITTYGAEGHRALTANNPDSGYEIIWPIHKAGIDKTQVFVSGFETLGWNVNVITKKAKDPEAIFAYFDWITGPEGQKVLFFGPKGLYWDEEDADGAPIPNEKYKTTPANERTETMRKFEDFNWAGNTTFIDTAKMSLEALLSANQKSWETVAQSTVTWKTALDITEFVNTDPLPDTEIGIIAQNVGDIYTLAYAQMVQAKSDEEVLSALETAKKNTQKAGLDKLLEFRTEKWQENVKKINATK, from the coding sequence ATGGGCAATCGTATGAAATGGGTATCGCTTCTGCTGACTTCGCTGGTGCTTCTTCTCGCTGCCTGTAGCGGAGGGGGGAATTCTAACACTTCACCAAACACAAGCGAGAAAAATCTGAATACCGAGGTCGCCACTGATGACGGCAGCGGGATTAAGCCCGTCACCTTCAGCTTCTATGGAAATTACGACTGGCTTACGACATCACCCTGGGGGGATAATGAGGCGACAAAATGGATTCAGGAGAACCGTAAGGTTACTGTTGAACCGATTCAATCGGGAGGTGCGGCCGGAGAAAAACTCAACACGATGATCGTCGGTGGTGATTTACCGGATGTCATTTTTACTGACCGGGGATCCTCAGTGGAACGGCTGGTGCAGGCAGGGCAACTTGTTGCGCTGGATGATTACTATGACAAGTATCCGAACTTCAAGAAATATGTGAAGGAATCCACCCTGAATTTGCTCCGTTCAGATGACGGAAAAATCTATCAAATCCCCAACTGGTATACATCCGGGCAATTCGGCAACGGCGGATGGATGGTAAATAAAGATATTTATAATGAGCTCGGCAGACCGGCGCTGGAGACCTTTGATGATTTGTATCAATATTTACGCTTGGTGCAAGAGAAGTATCCGGATGTTGTACCCCTGGAGGTTGGCGAAAAGGGGGCAGGTCTGGAAATTATGTATGGCGGTTTTAAGGAGAACTCCACCAGTAAGTTCATTTCACTCATGGGATATCCGGAAGGCGACAAGCTGTCATCTATCTTGGACGATCCTGCCTACGAGGAGATGGTGCTGTATATCAATAAGCTGTATCGTGAACGGCTGATTACGCAGGATGCACTGCAACAAACCCAGGATGCGGTCAAAGAAAAGGTCAATACCAGCCGGGTAGCGGTCATGGTCGAATCCAATATCACTACGTATGGAGCCGAGGGACACCGTGCACTGACTGCGAACAATCCGGACAGCGGTTATGAAATTATATGGCCGATTCATAAAGCCGGAATAGACAAAACACAAGTGTTTGTAAGCGGTTTCGAGACACTGGGTTGGAACGTCAATGTCATTACGAAAAAGGCCAAGGATCCGGAGGCCATCTTCGCTTACTTTGACTGGATTACGGGTCCAGAGGGACAGAAGGTGCTTTTCTTCGGTCCTAAAGGCTTGTACTGGGATGAGGAGGACGCAGACGGAGCACCAATTCCGAACGAGAAATACAAGACGACTCCTGCTAACGAGCGTACGGAAACGATGAGAAAATTCGAGGACTTTAACTGGGCAGGAAATACGACCTTTATTGATACGGCAAAAATGAGCCTCGAGGCGCTGCTTTCTGCGAATCAGAAATCATGGGAGACGGTGGCGCAGTCCACGGTCACCTGGAAAACCGCGCTGGACATTACGGAATTTGTGAATACCGATCCGCTTCCAGATACGGAGATCGGTATCATCGCACAGAATGTAGGGGATATTTATACCCTTGCTTACGCACAAATGGTTCAGGCGAAGTCGGATGAAGAGGTATTGTCGGCACTGGAGACAGCCAAAAAGAACACCCAAAAAGCGGGCCTGGATAAGCTGCTTGAGTTCAGAACCGAAAAATGGCAGGAGAATGTCAAAAAAATCAACGCGACGAAATAA